The Impatiens glandulifera chromosome 3, dImpGla2.1, whole genome shotgun sequence genome contains a region encoding:
- the LOC124930521 gene encoding zinc finger MYM-type protein 5-like has protein sequence MSKSDTDEDINQKILFPLNVDDPGNWDKMQNIRDFLVESGPKRYDDILFPLDNTGRHFNPSHYKRQLTNGGKSDRRWLMYSISMDKIFCFCCKLFKTQRTMAKLSYLDDEGYKDWKNISRCLNLHETSKDHIDCMTSWIELERRLQKKKTIDESVQVAINKEREQWKQVLKRIIAVVQRIAKNNLALRRDCENLYAENNGIFLQLIEMIVEFDPIMEKHLRRVQER, from the coding sequence ATGTCTAAAAGTGACACTGATGAagatataaatcaaaagatTTTGTTTCCTTTAAATGTTGATGATCCAGGAAATTGGGACAAAATGCAAAATATTAGGGACTTTTTGGTTGAAAGTGGTCCTAAAAGAtatgatgatattttgtttcCTCTTGATAACACTGGAAGACATTTCAATCCATCACATTATAAGAGACAATTGACAAATGGTGGGAAAAGTGACAGAAGATGGTTAATGTACTCTATTTCTATGGACAAGATCTTCTGTTTTTGTTGCAAGTTATTCAAAACTCAAAGAACCATGGCGAAACTTAGTTATCTGGATGACGAAGGATACAAAGATTGGAAGAATATCAGTCGATGCCTCAATCTTCATGAAACTAGTAAAGACCATATTGATTGTATGACTAGTTGGATTGAATTAGAAAGAAGActtcaaaagaaaaagacaatTGATGAAAGTGTGCAAGTAGCAATTAACAAAGAGAGAGAACAATGGAAACAAGTATTGAAGAGAATAATTGCAGTTGTGCAAAGAATTGCGAAAAATAACTTGGCACTTCGAAGAGATTGTGAAAATCTTTATGCTGAGAATAATGGAATCTTTTTGCAGTTAATTGAAATGATTGTCGAATTTGATCCAATAATGGAGAAACATCTTCGGCGTGTTCAAGAACGATAG
- the LOC124930522 gene encoding uncharacterized protein LOC124930522 — protein sequence MDIDVAIRQLKRLISFFQEFRESGFDQALVEAEHIASEMGIEPIFQEKCIIQRKRQFDDINSEEVTQYPKESFRVNYFLFIIDQALSSLQTRFEQFQKYEETFGFLFSLKNLKSIDDDGLLSSCVNLQNSLTPDGHFDVDGSDLFLELKLLRHSLPGEAKRAIDVLNYLKTMDGCYPNFYIAYQVLLTIPVTIASTEMSFSKLKLIKTYLRSTMSQERLNELAMLSIEKKIIEKVDYANLINALASKNVRRVIFK from the coding sequence atggatattgATGTTGCTATCAGACAATTAAAGAGGCTTATTTCTTTTTTCCAAGAGTTTAGAGAATCTGGATTTGATCAAGCCTTGGTTGAAGCTGAACATATTGCAAGTGAAATGGGAATCGAACCTATTTTCCAAGAAAAATGCATCATTCAGAGAAAGAGACAATTTGATGATATCAATAGTGAAGAGGTAACTCAATATCCTAAAGAATCTTTTCGAGTGAAttacttcttatttataattgatcaagctctttcttcacttcaaaCTCGGTTTGAGCAATTTCAAAAGTACGAAGAAAcctttgggtttttatttagtttgaagAACTTGAAGtctattgatgatgatggtctcTTGAGCTCATGTgtcaatcttcaaaattctttaacacCTGATGGGCACTTCGATGTTGATGGATCAGATTTATTTCTAGAACTAAAGTTGTTAAGACATTCATTACCCGGAGAAGCAAAAAGAGCGATTGATgtgctgaattatttgaaaacaatggatGGTTGTTATCCAAATTTCTATATCGCATATCAAGTTTTGCTAACTATACCAGTTACTATTGCATCTACGGAAATGAGTTTTTCTAAATTGAAGTTGATTAAAACTTATCTTCGATCAACTATGTCGCAAGAAAGACTAAATGAGTTAGCTATGTTATCtatcgagaaaaaaattattgagaaagttgATTATGCAAACTTGATCAATGCTTTAGCTTCAAAAAATGTGAGACGAGTAATATTCAAGTGA